One genomic segment of Erythrolamprus reginae isolate rEryReg1 chromosome 2, rEryReg1.hap1, whole genome shotgun sequence includes these proteins:
- the ORMDL2 gene encoding ORM1-like protein 2 has protein sequence MNVGVAHSEMNPNTRVMNSRGIWLAYSISVAVLHIIFLSIPFFSVPVVWTLTNVIHNLVMYWFLHTVKGTPFETPDQGKDRLLTHWEQIDYGTQWTSSRKFLSISPIILYILTSFYTKYDPVHFIINTASLLSVLLPKLPLFHGVRLFGINKY, from the exons atgAATGTCGGCGTAGCCCACAGTGAGATGAATCCCAACACGCGGGTGATGAACAGCCGAGGCATTTGGTTAGCTTACAGTATTTCTGTGGCTGTGCTCCATATCATCTTTCTTAGCATTCCCTTCTTCAGTGTCCCCGTGGTCTGGACTCTAACTAATGTTATCCATAACCTG GTGATGTATTGGTTTCTCCATACAGTGAAAGGGACTCCCTTTGAAACGCCCGACCAGGGCAAGGATCGCCTACTCACACACTGGGAGCAGATTGACTACGGCACACAATGGACATCCTCCCGCAAATTCTTAAGCATTTCCCCAATCATTCT GTACATTTTAACCAGCTTTTATACAAAATACGACCCTGTGCATTTCATAATCAACACCGCTTCACTCCTGAGTGTCCTCTTGCCCAAGTTACCCCTGTTCCACGGCGTCCGTCTCTTCGGCATCAACAAGTATTGA